The nucleotide window GGCGGCCGGTGCGGTTGTGGGGGCTGCGCCGGCGGGCGCGTCGTCGGCCCGCTGCCCGCCCTTCTGGTACGACCGCACGCCGACGCCCGCCCACGCCGCCGCGAGCAGCCCGCACAGCACCCACGGGAGCCACGAGCCGCCGCGGACGCCCGCGCCGCCCTTGCCGATCTGGTTGTCGAGCCGGAGTTGCTGGACCCGGTTCACGAGGTCGCCGTTCATCGAGGCGCTCGGCCCGGGTTCGGTCGAAACAGCCATACGTTAGCCCTCGCTCCCCGGCGCGCCGGGGGTGGGTGAATCGGGCACCGGCGCGAACAGTGGTGCGAACAGTTTCGTCACCGCGCCGAGCATCTCCGTCCGGTCGAACGCCTCCGGGTCCATCATGAGCTGCACGTCCAACCCGTGAATCAGAGCCTGAACGAGTGCCGCCGCCACCCGCGGCGGGGCGAACCGCGGCTCGGGTACGCTCCCGGCCACATCGGCGGCGATGAACGAACGCCACTCGGCGTACCACTGGGCGAGCCGCTTGCGGTACTCCTCGCGGTGCCCGGTCTGCGCGAGAAACGTGAACAGGATGCTGAGGAGGCTCTGTGCCGGGGGCGTCGGCCACGCGGGGGCGAGGTGCCGCTCCAAGGCGAACCGGAAGCACTCCCCGGCGCGGCCGGTCTGCGGCTTCGGCCCGTCCTCACTCTGGAACTCGCTAATCATCCGCCGCAGCATCCGGTCGTGGACCGCGAGCAGGATCGATTCCTTGGTCGGGAAGTAGTACGTCAGTTGCCCGCGACTCATCCCGGCCCGCTCTTCGATCCGCCCGAGCGACAGGTGCTGGATGCCGTGGCCGGCGATGATGGCCTCCGCCGCATCCAGGATCTGCTCGCGCCGGGTGACCGCGATCTCCGATAGCCCCACCGCCGGGTCACTCAACCCGCGGATCGGGTGCTTGTGCAGCTCTTCACAAGCATTCGCTTCTCGCACCGTGTCATCCATCAGAAAAACGCCGCCCTCTAAGTAATATTGAGAGCGGACGTTCCGTCGAAGGGTCTGAAGCGTAGACCAAGAGGTCTATTTACAATGGCCTGATAGTAGACTGACCAGACTAGGCCGTCAAGACGAACTCAGGCGAAAGGGCGAATTTCCAGCAGACCCCAGCTTCACAGCCGGCGGAACTCATCACCGGGGTAATCGGCGCGATTCGGGCGATCGGCTCAAACGGCGCCATTGATTCGTCCGATGTAAAGGAGAACGGACTTGATTGGGAGGCGGTATGCGTGTGGTGCTCGGAGCGTGTGCGCTCGCGTTCGGCGTTGCCGCCGGGTGCCGCGCGCCTGCGCCGGCTCCGCCCGCCTTCGCGCCGCGGGCTACTGTCGCAGCGAACGCTCCCGAACTCCCGCTCGCCGCCCCCGACCGGGTCGAGCCCGATGTGAGCCGGCTCGCGCGGACGCCCATCAAGCCCATCAGCGCGAGTGCCGAAATCGCTTACCGGCGCCTCACCGAGCCGGCGTGCCAGGCACTCGCGGCGCAACACACACCGGCCGCAAACGCGCTGGACGAAGAGGGGCGTGCCCCCGCCGCGTGTGAACGCCGGACCGACGAATTGAAGCGCGTGTTGCGGTTCTGTGCGGCGCTCGAGCTACGGAACCGGTCGGCGGCCGATGCCGCGGAGCGGTTCTTTCAGCTCGCAGCCGTGGAGGGCCAGACGGACTTCCTCCGGGAGGCCTTTCCCCGCCTCGACGAGTTACTCGATAAGGCGAAGGGCGCAAGGGCCGCGAACGTGCGGTTCCCCCTCGACCCGGCCGATTTGGAGCGGCAACGCGTCCAGATGCTGACGCAGCTCGAGCAGGCGGAAGCCGGCAGCGCACTACTCAACATCGACCTGAAACGCCGCTTGGGACAGCCGGCGGTGAGCGAGCGGCTGTGGCCGAGCGGGGACTTCGGCATCCAAACGGAGGTGCCTCACGTCGAAGAGGAAGTGACCGCCGCGCTCGCGGATCGGCCAGAGTTGCGCGGGCTACGCGCGCTTCACGCGGGCCTGATTCCGGACGCACTTCCACTCGCGCGAGAGCACTTGCGGGGAACCAACCCCTTGCTCGGTTCCGCCCCTCCCCCGCCCCGGGGGCTGGCCAGATTACTGCGTCGCAGCGCAAGCGCCGAAACGCTGTCCGAACTTGAGGTGCGCAGGAAACAGCTCGCGGACCTGATCGAAGCGCGGGAGCGGGCGGTCGCGGACGAGACGCGGGCCGCGGTGGTGTCACTGACGGCACAGGCGCGGAAGGTGCAACTGGCGCGTGACCGGCTCGACCTCTGGGCCGCGCAGCGAACAGACGCCGTGAAGAAGCGCGAAGC belongs to Gemmata obscuriglobus and includes:
- a CDS encoding TetR/AcrR family transcriptional regulator, whose amino-acid sequence is MREANACEELHKHPIRGLSDPAVGLSEIAVTRREQILDAAEAIIAGHGIQHLSLGRIEERAGMSRGQLTYYFPTKESILLAVHDRMLRRMISEFQSEDGPKPQTGRAGECFRFALERHLAPAWPTPPAQSLLSILFTFLAQTGHREEYRKRLAQWYAEWRSFIAADVAGSVPEPRFAPPRVAAALVQALIHGLDVQLMMDPEAFDRTEMLGAVTKLFAPLFAPVPDSPTPGAPGSEG